The following coding sequences lie in one Enterococcus sp. 9E7_DIV0242 genomic window:
- a CDS encoding gamma-glutamylcyclotransferase family protein has product MDGKELPLFTYGSLMKDLFNYQKYLNGKVKGTPRRARIKGQLFHMNEKQYPALLSGADWVYGEIFELSDFEQDISSVDRLENYFGVEDARNEYERRVVEVEVFDENTGTFSLTEKVYCYLYVVDNDPRFNQHSLYLKDGNWRNYHERIAN; this is encoded by the coding sequence ATGGATGGAAAAGAATTACCGTTATTTACCTATGGCAGTCTGATGAAGGACTTGTTCAATTACCAAAAATATCTGAATGGGAAAGTCAAAGGAACACCAAGAAGAGCGCGGATTAAAGGGCAACTGTTTCATATGAATGAGAAGCAGTATCCCGCATTGCTTTCCGGTGCCGACTGGGTCTATGGAGAAATTTTTGAGCTCAGTGATTTCGAGCAGGATATTTCCTCTGTAGATCGATTGGAGAATTATTTTGGTGTTGAGGATGCGCGTAATGAGTATGAACGTCGCGTCGTTGAAGTCGAGGTGTTTGATGAAAACACGGGGACCTTTAGTCTGACGGAGAAAGTTTATTGCTACCTCTATGTGGTGGACAACGATCCTCGTTTTAATCAGCACAGCTTGTATTTGAAAGATGGCAATTGGCGGAATTACCATGAACGTATCGCCAACTAA
- a CDS encoding ABC transporter permease yields the protein MIRLIKADIYRLLRTKGFYITMILMMAYAALIVLSQSVGSVGVNMEDKVDIGAVQWNLKMAVQYASFSSAFLVYFLIGLFVILFGYEFSQRTYKNSLTAGVSRMTFVLSKYLIQLLFFFVATVLYYGGAVVIASIKYGFGDTALAPFLWDTLIMAIGVSLIISVIFSLASLILVSSNSLVLASVFVVVYPMAIQIFALITKFEGLKYLDFFGLVQQIGVGALSVKELFPYAAVSLALIVLSLAGSALIIRQKEL from the coding sequence ATGATTCGATTAATAAAAGCAGATATTTATCGCCTATTACGTACAAAAGGATTTTACATCACTATGATTTTAATGATGGCTTATGCCGCATTGATCGTCTTATCTCAATCCGTCGGCAGTGTAGGAGTCAATATGGAAGACAAAGTGGATATCGGGGCTGTTCAGTGGAATTTAAAAATGGCAGTGCAATATGCTTCTTTCTCCAGTGCTTTTCTGGTTTACTTTTTGATTGGTCTATTCGTTATCCTATTTGGCTATGAATTTTCTCAACGTACCTACAAGAACAGTTTAACTGCCGGTGTTTCTCGCATGACCTTTGTCTTATCAAAATACTTGATTCAACTACTGTTTTTCTTTGTAGCAACCGTCTTGTATTATGGTGGTGCTGTGGTTATTGCTTCCATCAAATATGGGTTTGGCGATACCGCACTTGCTCCGTTTTTATGGGATACACTGATTATGGCGATTGGTGTCAGCCTGATCATCAGTGTAATATTCAGCTTGGCTTCGTTGATTCTAGTCAGCAGTAATAGTTTGGTACTTGCCTCTGTCTTTGTGGTCGTTTATCCGATGGCAATTCAAATCTTCGCGTTGATCACTAAATTTGAAGGATTAAAATACTTAGATTTCTTTGGGCTTGTACAACAGATTGGTGTCGGAGCGCTTTCCGTCAAAGAACTCTTTCCTTACGCAGCAGTCAGCCTAGCGTTGATTGTCTTATCCTTAGCAGGAAGTGCTCTGATCATCCGTCAGAAAGAACTATAA
- a CDS encoding ABC transporter ATP-binding protein, producing the protein MNEAMLTLNNVSKNFGKEKALNHVSLEVKKGDIYGLIGRNGSGKTTIMKLITDLSKESDGEIVLLGRSKKQSSYTQALQHIGAVIEEPVAYSKLSAYENMKIICIQKGIHDFSVIKEMLQFVNLAETGKKKFRNFSLGMKQRLGIAMALVNNPDFLILDEPINGLDPIAIIEFRELLEKINRERNTTILISSHILTELYQVSTRFGFIHKGEMIQEITKTDFDALCTEDIIIHVNDINLASVIVREQLTKDFTATNDQELRIHDSSLSIPVVNRLLVTNNIDISFIGKKEISLENYYTNLVKEIGGAE; encoded by the coding sequence ATGAATGAAGCTATGTTAACTTTAAACAATGTATCGAAAAATTTTGGAAAAGAAAAAGCATTAAACCATGTTTCTTTAGAAGTAAAAAAAGGAGATATTTATGGTTTGATTGGACGAAACGGTTCCGGTAAAACAACCATCATGAAGCTGATCACCGACCTATCGAAAGAATCAGATGGAGAAATCGTTTTACTCGGAAGAAGTAAAAAGCAGAGCAGCTATACCCAAGCGCTGCAACACATTGGTGCCGTTATTGAAGAGCCTGTTGCTTACAGCAAGCTGTCGGCCTATGAAAACATGAAAATCATCTGTATTCAAAAGGGAATCCACGATTTTTCTGTTATCAAAGAAATGCTTCAATTTGTCAACTTGGCAGAAACCGGCAAAAAGAAATTCAGAAATTTCTCTTTAGGGATGAAGCAACGTTTAGGTATTGCGATGGCCCTAGTCAATAATCCTGATTTTCTCATTCTTGATGAGCCAATAAATGGGCTTGATCCTATCGCGATCATTGAGTTTAGGGAGCTTTTGGAAAAAATCAATCGTGAACGCAACACGACAATTTTGATTTCCAGTCACATCTTAACAGAGCTCTATCAGGTTTCCACTCGCTTTGGCTTTATCCACAAAGGCGAAATGATCCAGGAAATCACAAAAACGGATTTTGATGCTCTTTGTACCGAAGACATTATTATTCATGTCAATGATATCAATTTAGCGTCTGTTATTGTAAGAGAACAGCTCACAAAAGACTTTACCGCGACAAATGATCAGGAGCTGAGAATTCACGATAGCAGTCTATCGATCCCGGTGGTCAACCGCTTACTGGTTACGAATAACATTGATATTTCCTTTATAGGAAAAAAAGAAATCAGTCTGGAAAATTACTATACAAATCTAGTCAAAGAAATTGGAGGGGCAGAATAA
- a CDS encoding CbrC family protein, giving the protein MSNQQLPSFKYSPNLESIGILNNKESTCECCGDRVTKSISHMYCVDEIQCICLNCVSNGKAAEKFDGDFIQDAEHDQVTDPAKIKELFQRTPGYISWQGEYWLVHCQDFCAYLGEVGTKELEELGIADQVISEYEALDEYEDIRPYLVKSGSMCGYLFQCLHCGKYRLWVDAD; this is encoded by the coding sequence ATGTCCAACCAACAACTACCAAGCTTCAAATACAGCCCCAACCTTGAATCGATCGGTATTCTCAATAACAAGGAGAGTACCTGTGAGTGCTGTGGAGACAGAGTGACTAAATCGATCAGCCATATGTACTGCGTCGATGAAATCCAATGTATTTGTCTGAACTGTGTATCTAATGGAAAAGCGGCAGAGAAATTTGATGGGGATTTTATTCAAGATGCTGAACATGACCAAGTGACTGATCCGGCAAAAATTAAAGAACTGTTTCAACGAACCCCTGGCTATATCAGCTGGCAGGGAGAATACTGGTTGGTGCATTGTCAGGATTTTTGTGCTTATCTTGGTGAGGTTGGAACGAAAGAACTGGAGGAGCTGGGGATAGCCGATCAGGTGATTTCCGAGTATGAAGCGTTAGACGAATATGAGGATATTCGACCCTATTTAGTAAAGTCTGGCTCGATGTGCGGGTACCTATTCCAATGCCTGCATTGTGGAAAATACCGATTATGGGTAGATGCCGACTAA
- a CDS encoding DUF979 domain-containing protein, whose amino-acid sequence MEQLITNLLEFFYILIGLLLIATAVRVFKDETHPTRLGTSAFWLLLGIVFAFGNFIPFLIDGIIIILMGVLTLFKQVRIGKLADVDEEVAEASAKRVGSWIFLPCILLALFAVGISYTPLGGQVGIGIASILTLLIAMLITSAKPKTVADDADRMIQQVGTSGILPQLLAALGVIFNAAGVGTVISNGISGFIPEGNRFIGVVAYCLGMVIFTMIMGNGFAAFTVITAGIGVPFVIAQGGDPVVAGALAMTAGFCGTLLTPMAANFNALPAALLEMKDPNAVIKTQAPIAAILIVVHIALMYFLAF is encoded by the coding sequence ATGGAACAATTGATTACGAACTTATTGGAGTTTTTCTATATTTTGATTGGGCTCCTATTGATAGCAACGGCAGTGAGAGTATTCAAGGATGAGACACATCCTACACGTTTGGGAACATCGGCTTTCTGGCTGCTTTTAGGAATTGTTTTTGCTTTTGGTAATTTTATCCCGTTTTTGATTGACGGTATTATCATCATCCTGATGGGTGTGTTGACATTGTTCAAACAGGTTCGGATCGGCAAGCTGGCTGATGTGGATGAAGAGGTTGCAGAAGCTTCAGCAAAACGTGTGGGCAGCTGGATTTTCTTACCATGTATCCTTTTAGCGTTATTCGCTGTTGGAATCTCTTATACACCATTAGGCGGTCAGGTTGGGATCGGGATCGCGTCTATTCTGACCCTATTGATTGCGATGCTTATTACCTCCGCAAAACCAAAAACGGTGGCAGACGATGCAGACCGTATGATTCAACAAGTTGGGACAAGCGGTATTTTACCACAGTTGTTAGCAGCACTAGGTGTTATCTTTAACGCTGCTGGTGTTGGAACAGTTATTTCTAACGGGATTTCCGGGTTTATTCCAGAAGGCAATCGTTTTATAGGTGTTGTTGCATACTGTCTTGGTATGGTGATTTTCACGATGATCATGGGGAACGGTTTTGCGGCTTTCACTGTGATTACGGCTGGAATTGGAGTACCGTTTGTTATCGCTCAAGGGGGTGACCCAGTTGTTGCCGGAGCACTTGCAATGACTGCCGGCTTCTGTGGGACTTTACTGACTCCGATGGCCGCGAATTTTAATGCTTTGCCAGCGGCTTTATTGGAAATGAAAGACCCGAATGCGGTCATCAAAACGCAAGCACCGATTGCAGCGATTCTGATTGTTGTGCATATCGCATTGATGTATTTCTTAGCGTTTTAG
- a CDS encoding DUF969 domain-containing protein, with product MEWIKLIGILIILVGFIFKFDTIAVVLIAAFVTAMVSGISIVEFLEMLGEAFVSNRLVTLFLLTLPMIGISERFGLRQQAVVLIEKIKSLTPGRFITIYLIIRELAGAFSIRIQGHTQFIRPIVNPMAQAAAENKYGKLDEEDEEKIKARAAANENFGNFFAQNTFVAASGVLLITGTMKSLGYEIAESSVAKMSIPIALIVLILAAGYNLLMDRKLAKKYGSRQDKGGQQ from the coding sequence ATGGAATGGATCAAGTTAATCGGTATTTTGATTATTTTAGTTGGATTTATTTTTAAGTTTGATACGATCGCAGTCGTGTTGATTGCGGCGTTTGTAACAGCAATGGTATCAGGGATATCGATTGTAGAGTTTTTAGAAATGTTGGGAGAGGCGTTTGTTTCCAATCGTTTGGTTACGTTGTTCTTATTGACCTTACCAATGATCGGGATATCTGAGCGATTCGGGTTGCGCCAACAAGCAGTGGTGTTGATCGAGAAGATCAAGAGCCTGACGCCGGGACGTTTTATCACCATTTACTTGATAATTCGAGAACTGGCCGGGGCATTCTCTATTCGTATCCAAGGACATACGCAGTTTATTCGTCCTATTGTTAATCCAATGGCGCAAGCAGCGGCTGAGAACAAATACGGCAAGCTGGATGAAGAGGATGAAGAGAAAATCAAGGCTCGCGCAGCTGCAAATGAAAACTTCGGGAACTTTTTTGCACAGAATACCTTTGTTGCAGCGTCAGGTGTGTTGTTGATTACAGGAACGATGAAATCGTTGGGCTATGAAATCGCGGAATCATCTGTCGCTAAAATGTCGATTCCTATCGCTTTGATCGTGTTGATTTTAGCAGCAGGATACAATCTATTGATGGATCGAAAATTAGCGAAGAAGTACGGCAGTAGACAGGATAAAGGAGGACAACAATAA
- a CDS encoding sensor histidine kinase, whose protein sequence is MLLIILGVALFLMGIYLVFLLTDLRNIVRQLKYIVIEETNAELVSTSKISLVRQLLDQNNRLIRKNKHHYQEQRQKEKQLHQLLSNLTHDLKTPLTVSSGYTQLLLKDPALAEKQEMIQKIDNSLTSISHYLGYLMEYNLIQEKGVALDLEQLDLSELLRENLFTFYEEFQERKMPLSVEIAETGRLISDRTVLQRIFQNVLGNMLKHGCQESEVRLYKEVEQWVICFTNGIEQPIADPQLMFQRFLTEDSSRTNKSTGLGLHIVKELVELLDGEIELKSEDNTFELIIKLKNSQRQ, encoded by the coding sequence ATGTTGTTAATAATTTTAGGCGTTGCATTATTTCTAATGGGCATTTATTTAGTATTTTTATTGACTGATTTGAGAAATATTGTCCGTCAACTAAAATATATAGTGATTGAAGAGACGAATGCTGAGTTGGTTTCGACCTCCAAGATTTCGTTGGTTCGCCAGCTGCTAGATCAAAATAATCGATTGATCCGTAAAAATAAACACCATTATCAAGAGCAACGGCAAAAAGAAAAGCAGCTTCATCAATTATTGTCTAACTTGACCCATGATTTGAAGACGCCATTGACTGTCTCATCAGGCTACACGCAGCTTTTGTTGAAAGATCCGGCATTAGCAGAAAAACAGGAGATGATTCAAAAGATCGACAATAGTCTGACCTCGATTTCTCACTATCTAGGCTACCTGATGGAATACAATTTGATTCAAGAAAAGGGTGTGGCACTTGATTTGGAGCAGTTGGATTTATCAGAGCTGCTAAGGGAGAATCTGTTCACTTTTTATGAGGAATTTCAGGAGCGAAAAATGCCCTTGTCTGTTGAAATTGCAGAGACTGGGCGATTGATTTCGGATCGTACGGTCCTTCAACGGATTTTTCAAAATGTATTAGGAAATATGCTGAAGCATGGGTGTCAGGAATCTGAGGTGAGATTGTACAAGGAAGTAGAGCAATGGGTGATTTGTTTTACTAATGGGATCGAGCAGCCAATTGCTGATCCGCAACTGATGTTTCAACGGTTTTTAACAGAGGACTCTTCCAGAACCAATAAGAGTACGGGCTTAGGTCTCCATATCGTGAAGGAGCTCGTAGAATTGCTGGATGGTGAAATAGAGCTAAAATCAGAGGACAACACTTTCGAATTGATAATTAAGCTGAAAAACAGTCAGAGACAATAA
- a CDS encoding response regulator transcription factor translates to MKHVLVVEDDENICQLLRHLFQEKYRLTIVQSGTEAVIQIAENRFDLVLLDLMLPGVTGESVLKMIKRESSVPVIIMTAVNDKKKTVELLKDGAADYVTKPFDIDELEARMEVQLRNNVVAAPKSEELIFKNLSLDSENYEVAVHHEKLDVSHKEYQLLELLLNYPNKIYSKANLYERVWGDSYIGGENTVNVHISTLRKKLKEADPENEYIETVWGMGIRLAKEDS, encoded by the coding sequence ATGAAACACGTGTTAGTTGTTGAGGATGATGAGAATATTTGCCAGCTATTGCGGCATCTCTTTCAAGAAAAATATCGATTGACGATTGTTCAATCGGGGACGGAAGCAGTGATTCAAATTGCTGAAAATCGTTTTGATTTAGTCTTATTAGATCTGATGTTACCAGGGGTTACGGGTGAAAGTGTACTGAAAATGATCAAAAGGGAGTCATCTGTGCCGGTAATCATTATGACGGCGGTCAATGATAAGAAAAAGACTGTTGAGCTGTTAAAAGACGGTGCGGCTGATTATGTAACAAAGCCGTTTGATATCGACGAACTGGAAGCGCGTATGGAGGTTCAACTGAGAAACAATGTTGTAGCAGCGCCGAAAAGTGAAGAGCTGATTTTCAAAAATTTGTCATTAGATAGTGAGAACTACGAGGTTGCGGTCCATCATGAAAAGCTGGATGTATCTCACAAAGAGTATCAGCTATTGGAACTGCTTCTGAATTACCCAAATAAAATCTATTCAAAAGCAAATCTTTACGAACGTGTATGGGGAGACTCATATATCGGTGGAGAAAACACAGTAAATGTGCATATCAGTACACTCAGGAAAAAGCTGAAAGAGGCTGATCCGGAAAATGAGTATATTGAAACAGTCTGGGGGATGGGGATTCGTCTGGCGAAGGAGGACAGCTGA
- a CDS encoding TFIIB-type zinc finger domain-containing protein: MKKIYCEACGSVELVKDASVYTCPYCHTVYENGSSVIEEKVKTTAKPTISPKRPSRQSTIPPRPKDRSPRRTPKTTIQLVWIFFLSFFVMGSIGVFFDSLKNGDFLKAIEYLSIFVVCSNALYTAFTSKKIFITKKIAGGWAFLLLVVFWAMIQGIFGVQV, encoded by the coding sequence ATGAAGAAAATATATTGTGAAGCATGTGGTAGTGTAGAATTGGTAAAAGATGCTTCTGTCTACACTTGCCCTTATTGTCATACGGTTTATGAAAATGGCTCTTCTGTCATTGAAGAAAAGGTCAAAACCACCGCGAAGCCCACTATTTCACCAAAAAGACCAAGCCGACAATCGACGATACCACCTCGACCTAAGGATAGGAGTCCCCGTAGAACTCCGAAAACTACGATACAACTAGTTTGGATATTTTTTCTTTCCTTTTTCGTTATGGGGTCCATCGGTGTATTCTTTGACAGTTTAAAAAACGGAGACTTTTTGAAGGCGATAGAATATCTTTCTATATTTGTTGTGTGCTCCAATGCCTTGTACACAGCCTTTACTTCAAAAAAAATCTTTATCACAAAAAAGATTGCCGGAGGATGGGCGTTTCTCTTACTAGTAGTTTTCTGGGCAATGATTCAGGGGATTTTTGGTGTTCAAGTCTAA
- a CDS encoding DEAD/DEAH box helicase produces the protein MEHSLLEHFQNSLEHSFIDQDKDYNDLYKARLLTNNEEERSFVLNEIEEELSTCKEFFFAVAFITENGLQPLKTVLADLAKKGVRGRIITSNYLFFNAPKMFQELLKLKNVDVHITDMEGFHAKGYYFKHEDHETFILGSSNLTIKALKVNCEWNLKLNSLANGELVHSMKNNFEKMWLNSFTLSEAWISDYKKKYKPILNTRKVDGLESPIVSIDEAGLKDDIDNSYQAAYIKPNGMQQQALKEIQRVRDEGKQKALVISATGTGKTYLSAFDVRNYAPKRLLFVVHREQILGKAMEDYKKIVGGKDNQYGILSGSKKITDEKYVFATIQTLSKAETLNGFAKDEFDYILIDEVHRAGAKSYKSVVDYFEPDFFLGMTATPERTDDFNIYELFDYNIAYEIRLQEALKENMLCPFHYFGINDLEIDGSSVEDMSVFNQLVGKERTDHIFEQLDYYGHCGDQVHGLVFCSNKKEAFELEKIFNKQGLRAKALCGDHKMEDREKAVKDLEEGRLDYIITVDIFNEGIDIPPVNQVVMLRKTKSSIVFIQQLGRGLRKSAGKDFVTIIDFIGNYDNNYLIPIALTEDQSLSKNDLRKKTMAMKYLSGVSTISFDEISKNKIFQSIESSKLNSGMNFKEAYKNLKNKIGHIPMLLDFIQNDTVDPILIGSYKKNYHNFLIWMKEEVSKISNYENQVLTFLSNELLNGKRNHELLLLNTLIESKSISISEFFKYLQRKNYPVDTTIKNSINRILSLDFFVETDRKKYGDQPLIKIEKDTYYLAEDFSKCLDKNPWFHKNVMDVINTSFERSNRYDLTRPLTYNEVYTRQDVCRLLNWENDEKGTMYGYRIKYDTFPIFVNYHKDDSIDNSVKYEDELIDRHTLLWYTKANRNMNSAEVKALINYEESDLAIHIFVQKEVNQSSEFIYLGQGYPKKKTIEPQVVKDKNGKDTDIVHVELALEKPVPLETYDFIKQR, from the coding sequence ATGGAACATTCTTTGTTAGAACATTTTCAAAATTCTTTAGAGCATAGTTTCATTGATCAGGATAAAGATTACAATGATTTATACAAGGCTAGATTATTGACGAACAATGAAGAAGAACGTAGCTTTGTACTAAATGAAATTGAAGAAGAACTTAGCACCTGCAAGGAATTTTTCTTTGCGGTTGCTTTTATTACAGAAAATGGGTTACAGCCATTAAAAACTGTATTAGCTGATTTAGCAAAGAAAGGTGTTCGAGGACGGATTATTACTTCGAATTATCTTTTTTTCAATGCGCCTAAAATGTTTCAAGAGCTTCTTAAGCTAAAAAATGTTGATGTCCATATTACTGATATGGAAGGATTTCATGCTAAAGGCTATTACTTCAAGCATGAAGATCATGAGACATTTATTTTAGGCAGCTCAAATCTAACTATCAAAGCTCTAAAGGTGAATTGTGAATGGAATTTGAAATTGAATTCATTAGCTAATGGTGAGTTAGTCCATTCAATGAAAAATAATTTTGAGAAAATGTGGTTAAATTCGTTTACGCTTTCTGAAGCTTGGATTAGTGACTATAAGAAAAAGTATAAGCCCATTTTAAATACCAGAAAAGTTGATGGATTAGAGAGTCCAATTGTATCAATAGATGAAGCCGGCTTGAAGGATGACATAGATAATAGCTATCAAGCAGCATATATTAAGCCAAATGGAATGCAACAACAAGCGTTAAAAGAGATACAACGAGTTCGTGATGAAGGGAAACAGAAGGCGTTAGTTATTTCAGCGACAGGTACAGGAAAAACGTATTTATCTGCTTTTGATGTGAGAAACTATGCACCTAAAAGATTATTATTCGTAGTTCATAGAGAACAAATATTGGGAAAAGCAATGGAGGACTATAAGAAAATAGTTGGTGGAAAAGATAATCAATATGGTATTTTGTCTGGTAGTAAAAAAATAACAGACGAAAAATATGTTTTTGCCACGATTCAAACATTGTCTAAAGCAGAGACTTTGAATGGCTTTGCAAAAGATGAGTTTGATTATATCTTAATAGATGAAGTGCATCGAGCAGGAGCAAAAAGCTATAAGTCAGTTGTTGATTATTTCGAGCCGGATTTCTTTTTAGGAATGACAGCTACTCCAGAACGAACAGATGATTTCAATATTTATGAACTATTTGATTACAATATTGCTTATGAAATACGATTACAGGAAGCTTTAAAAGAAAATATGCTTTGCCCGTTTCATTATTTTGGCATTAATGATCTAGAAATAGATGGAAGCTCAGTTGAAGATATGTCTGTTTTCAATCAATTAGTAGGCAAAGAGCGAACGGATCATATTTTTGAGCAACTTGATTACTATGGACATTGTGGTGATCAGGTTCATGGACTAGTTTTTTGTAGTAACAAAAAAGAAGCTTTTGAACTAGAAAAAATCTTCAATAAACAAGGCTTGAGGGCAAAAGCATTATGTGGTGACCATAAGATGGAAGACCGAGAAAAGGCTGTTAAGGATTTGGAAGAAGGGCGTTTAGACTATATTATTACTGTAGACATTTTCAATGAAGGAATCGATATTCCTCCAGTAAATCAAGTAGTAATGTTGCGAAAAACTAAATCAAGCATCGTTTTTATTCAACAATTAGGTAGAGGCTTAAGAAAATCTGCTGGCAAGGATTTCGTAACGATTATTGATTTTATTGGAAATTATGACAATAATTATTTAATTCCAATAGCACTAACAGAAGATCAATCATTGAGTAAAAATGATTTGCGAAAGAAAACAATGGCGATGAAATATCTTTCTGGAGTATCAACAATAAGCTTTGATGAAATATCAAAGAACAAGATTTTCCAATCTATAGAGTCGTCTAAACTAAACAGCGGTATGAACTTTAAAGAAGCCTATAAGAACTTGAAAAATAAAATTGGTCACATCCCGATGCTTTTAGATTTTATCCAAAATGATACTGTAGACCCTATATTAATAGGAAGCTATAAAAAGAATTATCATAACTTCCTTATTTGGATGAAAGAGGAAGTTTCAAAGATTTCAAACTATGAAAACCAAGTTTTGACGTTTCTTTCAAATGAATTACTCAATGGAAAAAGAAATCATGAGCTTCTATTATTAAATACGCTAATAGAGAGTAAAAGTATCTCAATTTCTGAGTTTTTTAAGTATTTACAAAGAAAGAATTATCCAGTGGATACTACGATAAAAAACTCCATCAATAGAATTCTTAGCTTGGATTTTTTTGTAGAAACTGATCGAAAGAAATATGGAGACCAGCCTTTAATCAAGATTGAAAAAGATACGTACTATTTGGCAGAAGATTTTTCAAAATGTTTAGACAAAAATCCATGGTTTCATAAAAATGTAATGGATGTGATTAACACTTCCTTCGAAAGAAGTAACCGCTATGACTTAACTCGTCCATTAACCTATAATGAGGTTTATACGAGACAAGATGTTTGTAGGTTATTGAACTGGGAAAATGATGAAAAGGGAACGATGTATGGTTATCGAATTAAGTATGATACTTTTCCAATTTTCGTGAATTACCATAAAGATGATTCCATTGATAATAGTGTGAAATATGAAGATGAGCTGATTGATAGACATACTCTACTATGGTATACAAAGGCAAACAGAAATATGAACAGTGCTGAAGTTAAAGCTTTAATAAATTACGAAGAATCAGATTTAGCTATTCATATTTTTGTTCAAAAAGAAGTCAACCAATCAAGTGAGTTTATCTATCTTGGACAAGGATATCCCAAGAAAAAGACAATAGAACCACAGGTTGTGAAAGACAAAAATGGAAAAGATACAGATATAGTCCATGTAGAATTAGCTTTAGAAAAACCAGTCCCATTAGAAACCTATGATTTTATAAAACAAAGATAG
- the pcp gene encoding pyroglutamyl-peptidase I produces the protein MKILVTGFDPFGGEPINPALEAVKGLADTISGAEIIKLEIPTVFGKSAEVVRKAILEHQPDVVLNIGQAGGRFAPSPERVAINVDDARIPDNEGNQPVDEAIQTDGEPAYFTQLPIKAMVAAMKEAGFPAVVSNTAGTFVCNHIMYQVQYMIDKEFPNMTGGFIHVPFIPEQVVDKVGQPYMSLTDITKSLEKAIEAIVAYDGKEDMKAIGGAIH, from the coding sequence ATGAAGATTTTAGTTACAGGATTTGATCCTTTTGGCGGAGAACCAATTAATCCGGCGTTAGAAGCAGTAAAAGGCTTAGCTGATACGATCAGTGGAGCAGAAATCATCAAACTTGAGATTCCTACGGTCTTTGGAAAATCAGCTGAGGTGGTGAGAAAAGCGATTCTTGAGCATCAACCAGATGTTGTTTTGAATATTGGTCAAGCAGGTGGCCGTTTTGCCCCATCGCCTGAACGTGTAGCGATCAATGTGGATGATGCGCGTATTCCTGATAACGAGGGCAATCAGCCAGTGGATGAAGCAATTCAAACGGATGGTGAGCCTGCTTACTTCACACAGCTGCCAATCAAAGCAATGGTAGCTGCTATGAAAGAAGCTGGATTCCCGGCAGTTGTTTCCAACACAGCTGGAACATTCGTCTGCAACCACATCATGTATCAAGTGCAATATATGATCGATAAAGAGTTCCCTAATATGACGGGTGGGTTTATCCATGTTCCATTTATTCCGGAACAGGTTGTAGATAAAGTCGGTCAGCCATACATGAGTTTAACTGATATCACGAAGTCTTTAGAGAAAGCGATCGAAGCGATTGTTGCCTATGATGGCAAAGAGGATATGAAGGCTATAGGGGGTGCCATCCACTGA